CGTCGCGGCCGCCGACAGCGTGAATCCCGGGGATGCCGCGAACCAGGGATCCGAGATCAGCAGTCCGCACACCGCCAGCGACAGCATGGCAAGGCCCGCGCTCGGCCGCCCGATCAGCACGCTCAGCATCGCCAACGACGCCATCACCGAGGCGCGCACCACGCTCGGCTCGGGCGTGACCAGCACAACGAACGCGGCCAGGGCCAGCAGAGACAGGATCACCCGCAGCCGGCGTCCTCCGCCCGCGAGAGCGACGAGGCCGAACACCGCAGCGACCACGATCATGCAGTTCGCGCCGGACACCGCGGTGAGGTGGCTGAGCCCCGACGCCAGCATCGCCTGGTTCAGCTCGTCGGAGACGGCACGCGTGTCGCCCACGGCGAGGCCGGGCAGCAGGCCGGCGCCGGGTTCGGGCAGCTTCGTCGCGCGGGCGACGAAGTCGGCCCTGGTCGCGGCGGCGATCGCGAACACACCCTCCGCGGGCCGCTCGACCTGCGCCCTGGTGCCGAAGATCACGAGCCCGGCGCGCTCGGCTGGGCCGGTCGCCTTCGCCTGACCCGCGACCCGCAGCCGCGCCCCGAGATCCACCCCGGCGATCGGTTCGATGCCGACGCGCACGGGCGCCGAGAGCGGATCGAGTGCACCCGGAGCGCCGATCGCGACGGTCTGCGCGTCGAACCAGAGTCTGCCGTCGGCTCCGGAGGATGCCGATGAGCTGACCACGACGACGGCCTCCACGGCCCGCCCGTCGGATGCCGCGAGCAGCGCGCGCTGCGGCTGCGCCGCAGCCACCGTCACCCCCACGGCGGCGCAGCTCAGCAGCACGAGGACGGCCAGTCCGCCACCGGTTCTCCCCGGCATCCACCGGATCAGGATGGCGAGCACGGCAGCCGCGGATGCTCCGGCGAGCGGGACGGCGACGACGGGCAGCGCGATGCACACCAGCGCCGCAGCCCACAGGATGCCGGCCAGCAGGCTCGTGCGCAGATCCTTCACACCCGCACCTTCTCGCGCACGCCGGCGAGCAGCTTCTCGCCGATCCCCGGCACCGCCATCAGGTCGTCGACCGACCGGAACCGGCCGTTCTCCTCCCGCCACTCCAGGATCCGCTGCGCCAGCGCGGGACCGATCCGCGGCAGGGTCTCCAGATCCTCCTGGGTCGCCGCATTCAGGTCGATCACACCGTCGGGGCCGACAGCCGAGGGCCCGCCGCCCTCGGGCGACGACGCCTCCCCCTGCACGGGGACGATGATCTGCTCGCCGTCGCTGAGCGCACGGGCGAGGTTCACGGCCCGCAGATCGGCGGTGTCGAGCGTGCCGCCCGCAGCGGCCAGAGCATCGACCAGGCGCGCGTCGGGCTCGAGGATGTACAGCCCGGGATGGGCGACCTCGCCGAGCACGTGCACGTACAGTCCCTCGGCGCCCTGCGGACCCGTGACCTCCGTCGCCGGCGCGTCGAGCGCGACACTGTCCATCGGGGTCGCCTGCCCGCGCAGGATCCCCCAGCCGACTGCGGCCGACAGCACGATCAGGCCCA
This is a stretch of genomic DNA from Microbacterium sp. YJN-G. It encodes these proteins:
- a CDS encoding helix-hairpin-helix domain-containing protein, which codes for MPASDSPGQDAAARPRLKLGIGAAVTLGLIVLSAAVGWGILRGQATPMDSVALDAPATEVTGPQGAEGLYVHVLGEVAHPGLYILEPDARLVDALAAAGGTLDTADLRAVNLARALSDGEQIIVPVQGEASSPEGGGPSAVGPDGVIDLNAATQEDLETLPRIGPALAQRILEWREENGRFRSVDDLMAVPGIGEKLLAGVREKVRV